From Coffea arabica cultivar ET-39 chromosome 9c, Coffea Arabica ET-39 HiFi, whole genome shotgun sequence, one genomic window encodes:
- the LOC113708797 gene encoding uncharacterized protein: MPKGSKKRKAVKKKKEQEALSHNQSHNHQTQAQSAVSHTHENDDKESEGEEVSSPASQDHSSHQHQFIDGEKEDVKKVEDSSHVQLSGEKSKSIEEHKDNGVAVEEAKAEESVVQIEKEPKPAGELNGNSISEERVKIQKESGNGVASESLDGESTLEVEKELKLFEKVNASVEHVEPQKEHNDGVLTEHRNDECRFIDKTNVVVDSSPFGSSAEAVNSFCEGLAEVPNPIPVGEVYGSVAEPDSDTVPEEKISRDSSSPGHSLLTSNVVTEMHENGKKDVAVMDQNDRSLPVLVDLGLENKRDQAIILAGNALRALEARGTVTQETEEKQMHLYTAPEDEAANYGHASNGEHHIKDSEVHGHSDTQPLVASAIRPVQRTSWMSCCGLFEAFAGSSR; encoded by the exons ATGCCAAAAGGTTCCAAGAAGAGAAAGGCtgtaaagaaaaagaaggagcaAGAGGCATTGTCCCATAATCAGAGTCACAACCATCAGACACAGGCACAATCTGCTGTTTCTCATACTCATG AAAATGATGATAAAGAAAGTGAGGGTGAGGAGGTTAGTTCTCCAGCCTCACAAGACCATTCCAGTCATCAGCATCAGTTCATTGATGGCGAGAAGGAAGATGTGAAGAAGGTAGAAGATAGTTCACATGTTCAATTATCTGGTGAGAAGAGCAAATCCATTGAAGAACACAAAGATAATGGTGTAGCAGTGGAAGAGGCAAAAGCTGAAGAAAGTGTTGTTCAGATTGAGAAGGAACCGAAGCCTGCAGGTGAATTGAATGGCAATAGCATAAGTGAGGAGCGCGTTAAGATTCAGAAGGAATCAGGTAATGGAGTTGCATCTGAGAGTCTGGATGGGGAGAGTACTTTAGAGGTTGAAAAGGAATTGAAACTTTTTGAAAAAGTAAATGCATCGGTTGAGCATGTTGAACCGCAGAAGGAACACAATGATGGAGTGTTGACTGAGCATCGTAATGATGAATGTCGCTTCATTGACAAGACAAATGTTGTGGTGGATAGTTCTCCATTTGGTAGTTCAGCAGAAGCAGTTAATTCCTTCTGTGAAGGTCTGGCTGAAGTACCTAATCCCATTCCAGTTGGGGAAGTTTATGGTTCAGTAGCAGAACCTGACTCTGATACTGTTCCAGAGGAGAAGATTAGCAGAGATAGTAGTAGTCCAGGTCATAGTTTGTTGACTTCTAATGTAGTCACAGAAATGCATGAAAATGGGAAGAAAGATGTGGCTGTGATGGATCAGAATGATAGGAGTTTGCCAGTCCTTGTGGACTTGGGATTAGAGAATAAGAGGGATCAAGCAATTATTCTAGCAGGTAATGCTTTGAGAGCTTTAGAGGCAAGGGGCACAGTTACTCAAGAAACTGAAGAAAAGCAGATGCATTTGTACACTGCTCCTGAAGATGAAGCTGCAAATTATGGTCATGCTAGTAATGGTGAACACCATATTAAGGATTCAGAAGTTCATGGGCACTCTGATACACAG CCGCTGGTTGCTTCTGCTATACGACCTGTGCAAAGAACTTCATGGATGAGTTGCTGTGGTCTGTTTGAGGCATTCGCTGGATCAAGTAGATAA